CCGATTGCATTCACTCGAGCTTTTTTACCGATGAAAACGCCGACAAAAACGCAGCCCGACGATAAATTGGCTCTCAAGGCTCGTTGACGACAAGGCAAATAACGCATTCTATGCAAACtttcaattgtaatttttttttatacctatcCAAGATTTTTCGTCACTTATCAATTTCGTGCGCTTCATAACATGCGCGAGAAAACAACATTCGAACCAGATAAGTACTATGGTCCATGTCGAAAGGTGATCGGTATACATTAACATTGCTAGTCTCCTCATCGTAGGCAGCAAGTCTACGTTTTCCGCGAATAACTACGATAATGCGCGCGTGCACGAGAGTTCGTTACGATTACCTGAGTGACATTGGATCGCCAGAGTCCATGAGAGCACGCGACTCGATCACGCGACCGCTATATTGCTGTTCGCGTTATGTCCGCGCACTCTTCTCCCATCGTCAGATCGTCATTTTGGCCTCATAGCTCGATACATGCCGAGACTAGAGACTCTGCATTTAAACTAGCCATTTGGCATCGAGAAACGTCAGACTGACCAGCCAGTTCTACACGCGCTTTTTATTCAACTGCACCCGCTCTTGACATACGTCAAGCGATCTACGCACTCCCCATGGCAGTGCAAAGAGCGAGCCTTTTTTGTCGCGTCGGTTACGCGAGCAGCGCGTTTAGAAGTGGCTGGCGCAAACCCGACTTCACAATATCGGCGGCAAGAATGTGCCTGAGTCGTCGAGATTCGGGTCTAGGCTCGCAACGATATCGCCGGTTGACGCGTGTCTTGATGTCGCTGTCTGCGTGCTGCTCGCCAGGGCGTGACTGCTCGCGCTGCCATTCAGCTTGCTCTTTACCATCAGCCCGCCGCCGTTGTCGGTGACATCGGTGCCCGTGGAGACCTTCTGTACGTATTTGCGGCCCTTGTACAGCCGGTACGGTGGATCTTCCATCGTCGTCGCCCGTTGCCGCGGCGCGCTCACGGTCACGCTCACTGTCTGCGGAGCGTGCGCGGATTCCCGCGCCGTCTCGacgctcgtcgtcgtcgttgtcgtatTCGCGCTCGCGTTTACTGTCGACGAGGCTATCGCCGACGACCACGAGGAACTCACGTACGAAGACGAAGTCAACCACTCGTGACGCATCGCTTCGTCGGGGGTCATACGCTTCTTTGGATCCCACCTGATTGTATATGAAAAATCATTTAGTATAAAGTTTTACGAATAGGGGAATTCGTAAgatttggaataaaaaaacttcccctaaaataatttaactgaaacaattgaaaattttagttttttgaaaatataattgcaaaattaatctTGTCAATGTATAATACAGAATTTTCGAATAATAAATCCACCAGAAACTTACTCGAGGCATCTGCTAACGAAGTTTACAAAGAGCGTGTCAGAGCATCGAAGCGCCATTGAGAGGTTCTTGCTACCTGCCCATCTCTTCTTACCCTTGCTGTTTGTCACGCATCGCGGACTTCCCTTTTGAtctgcaattattttaaacccGGTTCCATGAATATCACGGTGCGCGGCACGCCCGCTTTTATCTTGAGCGGGGACACTTTTGCCTCCGAGAGTTTCCAGGACTCGCGGATATTAATAGCTTACCGAAAAACAGCCTGCGACGAGTGGCGTGATTGATAATGTGCTCCGGCGGCAGACCGAGGACCTCCATGATGCAGGCGAGCTGTTCTATCTCGTCCTCGCCCGGAAACAGCGGATAACCCGTGTACAGCTCGGCTAAGATACACCCTAGACTCCACATATCGATCGGTGTGCCATAGGGAAGACCGAGAATCACTTCCGGACTTCTGTAAAACCTCGATTGTATGTACGTGTAAACGCGCTGGTGGCTGTAACACGACGAACCGAAATCGATGACTTTGATCGAGCTGCTGCCCCGTTGTTTCAGCAATACGTTTTCCTGTAACAATGACAATGTATATCAGATTACGCCACTCGGGATTAGCGTGAATAAAACATGGCTGTGCGCCCGCTCCTTGATGTTACTCACCGGCTTCAAGTCACAGTGAATAATGTTCTCTCGATAGAGCAGTCTCAGGCAACTGATTAGCGAGTTCGCGAAACGACGGATTAGACTCAGGCTGAATCCTTGATAATTGTTCTTTTTGATTAGCTCGTACAGATTCAGGCTGTAAAAGACAATTTCGttcgtttaataaattttcgtgAACCGAGCCCTCCCTTCTCCCTGACTCTTCGCTTCATCGCTCACCTCATTAATTCGAAACTGATGCAGAGGTGATtcctgaaataaaaatattctagcATGTGTATCACATTGTGCTGTGAGTTCGCCTCCAAATCCTTCTTTCTCAAGTGCTCCAAGATTCTCACTTCAATGAGAGCCTGATGATGGAATCTCTTCTTGTTCCTGCAAGGTAAACAGTGAAAGCTgtgtttaaataaagaaacgacGCAATTATGCTCGGAAAGCGGACGCGTCCGGAAAAACGCGTCGGATGTATCGGACATTATTCATTGCGGATGCGttgcgtgtttttttttctctcagatCGTAGATCAGACCGCGAATGATCTGAGTCATTGCGAGATGAGTGTGTGCATCAAGCGTTTCCGCGTACCTGATAATCTTGATGGCGATGTGCTGTCCCGTTTTGTGATCCAGCGCTCGGATCACCTGACCGAAGCTTCCCTTGCCGATCACCTCCAGGATCTCGTATCTGAGTGCACACAGGTttcgaataatttatacacGTGCGCAGAAAACAACACGCGAGCAACGGGaactacatatatataagaaaagcGAAAAGAAAAGCGCCGCTCGCAATTACCGCTTCGCGAGTTTAGACGCAACCGTACGCGCGGCTTCTCAACCGCAATTTCTCTTCCCGTGAGTAACGACGCACGGAATGCACGCAAGTGCGCGAGATTCCATTGCCGGCCGTACGATCTCCCAGCTCGGTACTCGGCGTATGTACTCGGCGACACAAACATCGAGCGGCGATAACAATTAAAGAGAAGAGGGAAAGGTCGCGGCAAAGGAGAATTAGCGAATGGAGGATAGGGGCGCTCACCTGTAGGAGATGTGATCGTGCAGGACCTTGTTGTAACTGCCGTTTTCGTCGTCGTAGCCGCCGTTCTGGGAAGAGACCTCCTCGCCGTGAATTTTGTGAGCGGAGAGGCCCAGGTACCAGATCTCCGAGTACTTCTCGATCTCGGCGCGCTCGAATTCCGTCAGTCTGGAGCCGTAGTACTTCACAGCCTCCTGGGGCGTCATGGGCAGTCTCCCGGCTATTTTTTtcgcgaagaaaaaaaaacacacatGAGGCAGGCTGCGTAACTTCAGGGAGCCCGTGAGCGAGAAGAGTTACGTAAGTCCCCCGACGGATCTCgtaaactctttttttttttgtttgttcttTCTTTTCGCTACGGCGCGAAACATCTTTGCAACGGTACATAAACCCCACGCGCGTGTTTTCCCTTGATTAATTTCAGCTACAGAAAGCGCTTAATTTAAACCGTGTAAAGCTGTACTTGTTCATTCGCGagattcgcgcgcgcgagaaggagaaggaggatGAATAATATCTCTCGTATATGCTCGTATTGCTAGCTATTCACGGCTGCGTAACAGCGCGTTCCACGTACGCTCGAATACGTATCCTCGATGTATCTTAAATACGCAATTCGGTCGACGGTGTATTAAGTGATAGCACGACTGGCACGTTTCCTCGATACTTCGCGCCGCATAAGGTATCGCGATCATTTTCGCAATCATCATTTTCGTAGAGTTTTTCTCACGCACATACCGTATACTTCGGGGGAAGTAGCGCTGATGGGTTCATGCAGCGGCATATTGTGGATGTTGTTGCTCGTGCTGTTAGAATTCGCATTGTTGTCCGTCTTGTCCACTCGTCTCGGCTTACTGTGGAAGAAAGCGATGGGCTCGTGCAGCGACAATTTCTGAAACAAACAAGAGAAGATTTACATACATCGATCTAGAGATTCATCACGAATAGTCACCGACACCGATACCGTCTGTTTGCTTATTTGTGCAGGACTCGAATTTTCAAAGCCGATATCCGCGACAGTGAGCGAGTTTCTCAGAAGAATGAACTGAATATTCATCGCAATTCCAGCgcgaaatacatatataattgattaagtGGCGCATATTGAGAAAGTAAGCGCTGAAATTTTCAGGAGAGAACACGTTCAATTAATTTTCGCTGAAGGCTCATCCCCAAACTCGAAGGAAAGTTTGACGTGAACCTTTCGAGAGATCCCCCCCGTATATATCGTATCGATATTACCTACGTCGAACGCGTATCTCCTTTTTCCCCCCCGTTGCTTCCGCACGTTTTCTCCGCCACAATTTTATCGACGCAAAGAAATAAACGAACTGTGATTACCCCGCGCTCGGTTTTCGCGTTAAAATTGCCCGAATCGCTTCCGTGGCGAtcaaagcttttttttttccacgtcGTGAAAGCGGCGCGGCGGTGTGATCTCTTAAAAGAAAGTGGCACGCACGACGAATCGCGCATCGGCGTGTCCACGTACACATGTGTGGGTAAGACCGTGCTGACCCCCGATTTAACAAGTTTAACGACACCGAGAAGTGACTCGGACAATTATTTCTTCGTTGCCGAGGGAGCCATTAAAGCGTTTCGTCGGAGCGGAGCGGCGACGCCTTTCCGTCGTCAGCCAAGTAGCAGCCAAGGGCAGTCACCGGTCGCGAATGCACCTCGAATGACAATCAGGCTTGCCCGCCTGCCGATGTTGTTGTTCCCAGTTCGCGCGGCGTCGCTCGGGGGAGGCCTCTCTCTAGCCGTTCATTAGATTTCCTCGCGCGTCTTTCCGCCggcgttaaatatttatggcTGAACTCCGGCAATCGATTTCGGGCGTCGTTGCCAACTCCGAGTGTCCGGCATCCGGAAAGTACATATTTAAGAAGAATTATCCCGACATAAGTCAGCGGAACGTGTGTTTAATGGCAGGGCGATAAATTTATCGCCACGACTTGCAGCGCGACTTCCGACGTGGGTCAAGCACCTCCTGAACCGACGATGTTCTTTACAAAATCACGTATAAACGTTTTTATCTGAGATTTAAAGACAGCTTTCCTTTCCCGCCTGTCTCAGACATTCATGCCGCATGAAAGTAATATCGAGAAAAGTGGCGAGTTTATTTATTCACTCGCAGATGAGAGAggggcaaaaaaaaaaggagagaaagagaaaagcaAGCGTTTATTTTCGGCCTTTAAGTATCTTTGGAAACAGACACTTCGCCGAGGTGGAATACCGCACGCTCACCTCGCTCCAGATGTGTAGCACTGTTAACAACATTTACGCGTGACGTTATGAGAAAGTATCGAAGTTACGAATGCACTCGGTATGAATATTCAATAGCCCCTGCATATCGCTCGGCTTACTGACGTTTGCGGCTTCGACGTATACATTGCgaacgtatataattttctacacGCGAAATATATTCGTGTTGGAATACCAAGCGCCCTTTTCAACGCGCTTGAAGAGCGCGTTTAACGATCGCTGTATCTCAATTAATGCCGATCACTCTGAATAGATCGGTTGTCGCGCGAGTGATAGTTAGGTGCTACGCTaggacagagaaagagagagagagcgacgcGCGATTCGGCGCCAATTGATCAGGCAATTAAGATCAGGCAAATGTTGGGCATAAATTCCCATTAAAGGGTCGCCGGACGGTTCACGAGCGCTCGCGCGTCCTTGTTGGCATCTCTCTAAGTCTTCTACATCGCTTCGCGTCTACGCAATCGCGTCGCGAGAGAAATGATTCAATCGTGACGCGGACCGATTTTTCACGACGCCCCGACGCGACGTGGTGTCCATCTCGGTCATATGAACGAGATCTCTGCTGCGTGTTAATTTCGCGCGCGGTGAAATCCGCGGATCCAAATTAAAGTACGGAACTGAGAATGAATGGAGCTCGTGGTGGAGGCCGCGGCTCTCTCCCCATCTTTCTCGTCTGACCTGatgtaatgaaaaattattatcgctCGTTGGACGACTCGGACCGGCGATACGCGGATGCATTTCGCGCGGAGCGAGAGGGGCGGAggcataaataaaaagttgcgAGTGAATAACCGTGCGGTCCGGAGGCCGCTCGTATAAATTGTAATCTTACGTTTCcctcgcctctctctctctctctctctctcccccgccTGATGTGGCTGATCGATCGCAGCCTGTCGCACTCTCTTTcgcgtctctttctctctctatctctatctctcgGTCGACCAAAGGAGGCTGTTTGCCGCCAAGCCCCGACGCGGCAGGTCGAGGCATGCTTAACGCACGCATAAATAACACGCACGAATCGCGCGGCCAAGACTCGCGTAATGAATTCGCCACGAGCCAAGC
This genomic interval from Monomorium pharaonis isolate MP-MQ-018 unplaced genomic scaffold, ASM1337386v2 scaffold_226, whole genome shotgun sequence contains the following:
- the LOC105838661 gene encoding dual specificity tyrosine-phosphorylation-regulated kinase 4 (The sequence of the model RefSeq protein was modified relative to this genomic sequence to represent the inferred CDS: added 321 bases not found in genome assembly), which gives rise to MIYHTYPPHRGSKHHAKHHAKEKRHYHHHTMHHQHHRAHVVSRRSKERATEEKERSPGTLHKDVGGAGTKVSEKTVGGVGTATLTTLSSINNASNTGRNKNNPVSHEKLSLHEPIAFFHSKPRRVDKTDNNANSNSTSNNIHNMPLHEPISATSPEVYAGRLPMTPQEAVKYYGSRLTEFERAEIEKYSEIWYLGLSAHKIHGEEVSSQNGGYDDENGSYNKVLHDHISYRYEILEVIGKGSFGQVIRALDHKTGQHIAIKIIRNKKRFHHQALIEVRILEHLRKKDLEANSQHNVIHMLEYFYFRNHLCISFELMSLNLYELIKKNNYQGFSLSLIRRFANSLISCLRLLYRENIIHCDLKPENVLLKQRGSSSIKVIDFGSSCYSHQRVYTYIQSRFYRSPEVILGLPYGTPIDMWSLGCILAELYTGYPLFPGEDEIEQLACIMEVLGLPPEHIINHATRRRLFFDQKGSPRCVTNSKGKKRWAGSKNLSMALRCSDTLFVNFVSRCLEWDPKKRMTPDEAMRHEWLTSSSYVSSSWSSAIASSTVNASANTTTTTTSVETARESAHAPQTVSVTVSAPRQRATTMEDPPYRLYKGRKYVQKVSTGTDVTDNGGGLMVKSKLNGSASSHALASSTQTATSRHASTGDIVASLDPNLDDSGTFLPPIL